TACCAATGCATTTGCCAGGGTGCTCCATGCTATGAACGTACCGTCTGGTGTGTACCATGCATAGTTCACGATCTTAGCAGCTGACTTTGTAGCAGGTTGTTTTACTTCCTTAATGGGAGTAAAAGAGCAGAACAATAAAACCAGCGTGAACAGAGAAAGGGACAAGAGGGTTTTCATGTTTCTCATGTGGGTTGTCTTTAATGATTAACAAATAGAGGGTTATTTCCTTTTAAAGATACAAAAGATGTGAATTAAAAATATTAAAATCAGCTTAAGTTTTTCGCGCTTCTGTTTATAACAGAAGCGCGAAAACAATTACTTACAACTAATCACCGACTGCTGCTGCGCAGGTACAGATGATCCCATTGCCTTTGACAACTTAAACAAATTACTGCTTGGCGAATCTACCGGCAATCCATTGGCTTCACGAATCAACTGGAAGATATGATCCGGTCTTACTACCACATAATCGGAATTCAGTGCTGTCGCCGCATTCTTAAAGCTGGTAGGCGTTACACCCTGCCATGGCTGCGCCTGTATAATGATAAATCTAGGCGATGTACCATTCCAGCCTGCAGCTGCAGAAGCAATATTATCTTTGATGGTCTGCTCTGTTGTACAATAGTTACAATTCAGTGCCATACCCGGTAGTGTATTGTTATAAATCGTTAAACCACCATTGGTATTCTGCGCAGTCATCCCCAGCAGTGATGGCGCATACGTTGCATACGTCTGACCTACATTCTGATTAATACCACCGGTGATGGTATTCCATATTGTCACCACTCTAAATCCTGCACGCTGATTATAATCTTCTGTCTTCGCCACAAACTGGTTCAGCTTCGCCTGATCCCAGCTGTTAGGATAGGTATAGCCATAGCCGGAAGGACCACTGATCAGGTTATCATTATCTGTTGATGACTGCCAGTAGTAGTTCAATGCACCCGGCATCGCATCCAGCATGGCTGGTGATAATGTCCATCCCATCGGCACCTGTCCGCGTCCCGGGTCATTCCACAGTTTACGCATCAGGTGTTCTACATATTGCAGGTTGTCGCCATCACTCAATATAAATGCCACATAAATTTTATTCTGCAATGCTGGTTTCTGTGGCATTGCTTTCAGGTTCACTGTTCTAGGCATACCGCTATGTACGGTGAGGTTGGAAGACCAGTCACTCGCAATAGTGGTGATACCATAAGTTGATGTCCTTTGCACACCCGATCCTTCGTTCTGCCACCAACCCATGAAGTTAGCACCTGCAGGCATTGATGCGAGAAAACTATTCAACAACGTACTTTCCTCTGCAACGTCAGGATCCAGCCAGATGGTCGCAGCACCAATAGCCGTGGCATATTCACGCAATGCAGCTTTGTGCGTAGAAGGATCTAACCCGATCAATAAACGCTTGTCTGCATTCGGCCAGTAAGTATTATACATAGCCTCGTACACCGCCATCTTGCTGCTATACACACCACGCAGATCTGTTAAGATCGGCAGGTTGTAAGGCGCTGCCTGCAATTTGGATAGCAATGTTGGTGAACAGATCAACGCATTCTGATTCTTTGCCAGCATGGTGGCCAGGTTCACGGTATGGATCTGAGATGGATCATACACGATCAAACCACCGATTTCGCTACGGTACTTGGTGATCAGGCTATACTTATCCGATACATCGTTATAGCTCAACCCGAGAGAATTCAACCAGGTATACTGACCTTCGGCAAATGCATCTCCTTCGTAAGAGAAGATACGTGGTTGTGTCTTGTTGACAATACCTTTCAGTGAAGCAAATAAGTACATTTCTGCAGAAGAATTATTCTGCTGTACAGCTACATAATCCACTTTCGTATAAGCCGAACCCCGCCAATATATACGCAGTTCTATCGAATGGTTATCTGCCGGCATGGTAAACGGCAATGTGAAAGTGACATAATCACCCGCTATGGTAAACATAGTACGGGTAATGGTTTGCGACGCCAGGGTAGCACCCGTTGTCGCGTCTCGCACATCAATATCCACAACAGGATCATTGTTGGCGGTATTGTTGTCCGTCTTCATACGGAACTCCGCTACATTCGCACCTGCGGGAATAGTGTTGTCATAAGGACCATATATCATATGGTCGTTGGCTGCGTCGATACCCACCTGGCAAAGCCAGCCATCGGTTTCTAAACGGCCTGTTTTATGACTTAGTGAAGAACCTTCTGCTTCCCATTTCGTGGAAGTCTCGCGAAGGATAATCAGGTCCTGCGTTTGTGCGGTAGCAGGAAATGATGGCAATAACTGACCCTGGGGCCAGGTGGTTTGAGCCATTGAGGGCATGGCGCAAAACGGCATCAGTAGCAACGACATGGCTACTGCAATCTTTACAGACGGGTTACCGGATTTGATCATAGGTAAACTATTAAATATGAATGTAACGTGTCCCTTCCAGGTGAAGGGTCTTTAATGGACGCTAAGTACGCTCTGAGTCATTTTCAACGTGAACGAATTAAAAGTACGTATTAAAAGTGAATTGCAAAATATGATTGAGGATGGTTGGACGCTAAAAGGATTTAATAGACTGAGAATCAAAGGAATTGTAAATTCAATTCATAACAATGAAATAACAAAAAAACGCTTTTGTCGAACACAAAAGCGTTTTTTTGTTATGCGATTAATGGCCTGCGGCCGGCATCATTTTAATATCTAATTAAAGGATTGCCTGAATGCTAACGGCGATACATTCGTCTTCGTCTTAAATAATTTACTAAATGATTGCGGATGCTCAAACCCAAGCTGGTAAGCAATTTCACTCACTGACAATGTGGTCGTAGACAACTGTACCTTCGCCTGCTCAATCAGTTTTTCATGTATATGCTGCTGCGTACTTAACCCAGTTAACGCCTTCAATAACCCACTCAGATAATCTGCGGAAACATGTAGTTCTGTTGCTACATAACTCACCGTAGGCAAACCCCGTTGTTCTTTAAAATATACTTCCAGCAAATTATCCAATTGCGTTAATAACTGATGACTGCTTCTTCGCCTCGTCAAAAACTGTCGCTGATAAAAACGCTCTGAATAATTCAATAATGATTCCAACAATGAGATAGTTATATTATGACTAAAGGTATCTATGTTCGCAAAGATCTCCTGCTCTATATTATCCATTATATGCACCAGCGTATTTTCTTCTTTATCGGATAAAAACAACGCTTCATTTACTGCATAATCAAAAAAAGCATACTGTCGCATCTTCTTTGCTAATGGCGTATTCCATAGAAAATCAGGATGTACCATCAGCATCCATCCATTTGCGTCCTTCATTGCCATCATTTCCCTCATGGTCTGTTCGTCCATCTCCATACCAAATACCTGTCCCGGGGCCATAAACGACAAAACCCCTGCATCAAAATCATAATCCTGCTGACCATATTTTATCTTTACTCCTTTTGCAAAACCCTGCTTCAGGGCAATAAGATAGAAGTCTGGCACCAATGTCTTCGGCTCGAATACGGGCAACTCTTTGATCGTATTGAATTGCACCACACTGATCAATGGGTGACCTGTCATGGGCAAACCCCTTAACTGGTGAAATTCGCCAATGGATTTTACTCTATATGGTTGCATATTCAAATTTAATAAGCTGCTGCAAATAAAGGTGCAAAATCCTTCAGTTTCCGTTTTCCCGGTACAGGCCGTTGCTGAAAGTATTTTTCCTGAACCCTGCCGCTGTGCAGCGCTTCCTGCATGGCTACCAGCATAGCTGCCAGCTCTTTAGGCATACCCATCATTTCCATACCCTGTAGTACCTGTTCTGCAGGCAATGCCGGCCATTGCAGATCGGGTTTGCCGATGGCTGTACCCAGTATTTTTGCCGCTTCGTTACAGGTAAGTTCATCACTGGCTACGTAGCGGATCTTAATTCCCTGTGAAGGTGTTTCCAGTTCTTCCACTACTACATCTGCAATATCTTCCGGTGCTACAAAGGCTATCATATCATCACCGCCATAGTTGGACATAATCATGCCATAAGTTTTGATCATACCAATAAGGCCGTAAAAATTAGAATAAAACGATCCCGGTCTTAAATGGGTCACGTTTACATCTTTTAAGTGATTGAAAAAGCCTTCCGCGTTATGGTCTTTGATCGCTTCCGCTGCCCACCCACTGAGGTGGATCACTCTTTTTATATTATTTGTCTGAATGGCCTGTACGTAATTATTGGCAATACGTGTAAAGTATCCCAGTTGGTCCTGTTCTGCCATATTGAAAGGGGTCATGCAATACACGGCATCTGCTCCTTTGAATGCTTCCTGTAAGAAATCAGGGTCCTCCAGACTGCCGATGGCCGGCTTTGCGCCCAAAGCAATAATCGTTTCGGCTTTTGCCTCATCACTGCTGATGACTGTCACCTCATGTCCTTTTTCAACTAATAAAATGGCCAGTGGCTTACTGATATTGCCTAATGATCCGGTTACTATGATTTTCATATGATTATGATTTTAGACAAATGTAGACCTGCCTGAAAATCTTCTCGTAGCCGAATACGGTCTGGTTGTAGCCAAATCCTTGTAACTTTACCAGATGAAAGCAGGTCAATTTATACACGCCAGTTCGCTACTGGATGCCAGCATATTTGAAGATGTCATCATCTTCATTACCGAACAGAATGAAAAAGGAGC
This Chitinophaga sancti DNA region includes the following protein-coding sequences:
- a CDS encoding NAD(P)H-binding protein, producing the protein MKIIVTGSLGNISKPLAILLVEKGHEVTVISSDEAKAETIIALGAKPAIGSLEDPDFLQEAFKGADAVYCMTPFNMAEQDQLGYFTRIANNYVQAIQTNNIKRVIHLSGWAAEAIKDHNAEGFFNHLKDVNVTHLRPGSFYSNFYGLIGMIKTYGMIMSNYGGDDMIAFVAPEDIADVVVEELETPSQGIKIRYVASDELTCNEAAKILGTAIGKPDLQWPALPAEQVLQGMEMMGMPKELAAMLVAMQEALHSGRVQEKYFQQRPVPGKRKLKDFAPLFAAAY
- a CDS encoding GxGYxYP domain-containing protein, whose translation is MIKSGNPSVKIAVAMSLLLMPFCAMPSMAQTTWPQGQLLPSFPATAQTQDLIILRETSTKWEAEGSSLSHKTGRLETDGWLCQVGIDAANDHMIYGPYDNTIPAGANVAEFRMKTDNNTANNDPVVDIDVRDATTGATLASQTITRTMFTIAGDYVTFTLPFTMPADNHSIELRIYWRGSAYTKVDYVAVQQNNSSAEMYLFASLKGIVNKTQPRIFSYEGDAFAEGQYTWLNSLGLSYNDVSDKYSLITKYRSEIGGLIVYDPSQIHTVNLATMLAKNQNALICSPTLLSKLQAAPYNLPILTDLRGVYSSKMAVYEAMYNTYWPNADKRLLIGLDPSTHKAALREYATAIGAATIWLDPDVAEESTLLNSFLASMPAGANFMGWWQNEGSGVQRTSTYGITTIASDWSSNLTVHSGMPRTVNLKAMPQKPALQNKIYVAFILSDGDNLQYVEHLMRKLWNDPGRGQVPMGWTLSPAMLDAMPGALNYYWQSSTDNDNLISGPSGYGYTYPNSWDQAKLNQFVAKTEDYNQRAGFRVVTIWNTITGGINQNVGQTYATYAPSLLGMTAQNTNGGLTIYNNTLPGMALNCNYCTTEQTIKDNIASAAAGWNGTSPRFIIIQAQPWQGVTPTSFKNAATALNSDYVVVRPDHIFQLIREANGLPVDSPSSNLFKLSKAMGSSVPAQQQSVISCK
- a CDS encoding helix-turn-helix transcriptional regulator, encoding MQPYRVKSIGEFHQLRGLPMTGHPLISVVQFNTIKELPVFEPKTLVPDFYLIALKQGFAKGVKIKYGQQDYDFDAGVLSFMAPGQVFGMEMDEQTMREMMAMKDANGWMLMVHPDFLWNTPLAKKMRQYAFFDYAVNEALFLSDKEENTLVHIMDNIEQEIFANIDTFSHNITISLLESLLNYSERFYQRQFLTRRRSSHQLLTQLDNLLEVYFKEQRGLPTVSYVATELHVSADYLSGLLKALTGLSTQQHIHEKLIEQAKVQLSTTTLSVSEIAYQLGFEHPQSFSKLFKTKTNVSPLAFRQSFN